GCGGCCGGCTGCTCCTCGTGCACCATGCCAGCGACCTGGCCGCACATGTAGTAGCCACCCTCCACGTCGCCATCCTGGGCCGCACGGCGAAGGGCCCCCGAGGTGATGCCCTTGAGCTCGTCATCGGTAGCCGTGAGCTCGAGCTTCGCATAGCCCATGCTGAAGGGGCTCTTGAGCGAGCGCACGGGGTGGCCGTTGCGCCGGCCCGTGACGATGGTCGAGATGTCCTTCGCCTTGAGCACGCGGTCCTTGTAGGCCTGGCTCACGTTGCACTCCTTGGCCACCAGGAAGCGCGTGCCCACCTGGACGCCCTCGGCGCCCAGCATGAAGGCGGCGGCCACCTGACGACCGTCGGCGATGCCTCCCGCGGCGACCACGGGGATGTCCACGGCATCCACGACCTGGGGCACGAGGGCCATCGTCGTGAGGTCGCCCACATGGCCTCCCGACTCGCCACCCTCGGCCACCACGGCCGTGGCACCGGCACGCTCGACCATGCGCGCGAGCGCCACGGAGGCGACCACGGGCACGACCTTGATGCCGGCTGCGTTCCAGGCCCCCATGTACGGCATCGGGTTACCCGCACCCGTGACGGCCACGGGCACCTGCTCGTCGACGAGCAGCTGGGCGACCTCGGCCGCGAACGGGCTCATGAGCATGATGTTGACGCCGAAGGGCTTGTCCGTGCGACGGCGGCACTCATGGATCTGGTCACGCACCCAGGCGGCGTCGGCGTTCATGGCCGAGATGATGCCCAGCCCACCCGCCTCCGAGACGGCAGAGGCCAGGCTCGCGTCAGCGATCCATGCCATGCCGCCCTGGAAGACGGGCTTCTCTATGTCGAGCAGGTCACAGACGGGCGTGCGAATCATGGCTACTTCTCCTGGAGCAGCTTGTCGACCATGTCGACGAACTCGCCGACGGTCTGGGGGTTGGACTCTGCGTCGATCTCGATGTCGAACTCGTCCTCACAGGCCATGACCGCCTCGACGGTGGCCAGCGAGTCAAGACCCACCTCGGCGAGGTTGG
This genomic stretch from Atopobiaceae bacterium harbors:
- a CDS encoding nitronate monooxygenase, whose amino-acid sequence is MIRTPVCDLLDIEKPVFQGGMAWIADASLASAVSEAGGLGIISAMNADAAWVRDQIHECRRRTDKPFGVNIMLMSPFAAEVAQLLVDEQVPVAVTGAGNPMPYMGAWNAAGIKVVPVVASVALARMVERAGATAVVAEGGESGGHVGDLTTMALVPQVVDAVDIPVVAAGGIADGRQVAAAFMLGAEGVQVGTRFLVAKECNVSQAYKDRVLKAKDISTIVTGRRNGHPVRSLKSPFSMGYAKLELTATDDELKGITSGALRRAAQDGDVEGGYYMCGQVAGMVHEEQPAARIVDDLMEGAEKTLGKAGQWVR
- a CDS encoding phosphopantetheine-binding protein; this translates as MAESTFDRIVKILKDQDGLEDVELTRDTNLAEVGLDSLATVEAVMACEDEFDIEIDAESNPQTVGEFVDMVDKLLQEK